A single genomic interval of Brevibacillus brevis harbors:
- a CDS encoding energy-coupling factor transporter transmembrane component T family protein, giving the protein MSAEFELTRNITIGQYLPTASVVHRLDPRFKLGAFVILILAIAICDTYVGNLFALAICIWMFQISKIPLHYGISGIKPAIPFIIILAIMQLLFYGEVVNGGTVYLKYGFITITSESVRLVIVSAMRFVEVIFLSSVLTLSTSTTELTHGMERLLGPLEKVKFPVHAFALIITIAVRFVPTFAMEMEKMMKAQASRGADFGTGEWWRIIQRTKDMFPIIIPLFNVALSRAEDLILAMEARCYTPGAARTRYTQYKAVGKDYVALIASIVISAVMLAIPW; this is encoded by the coding sequence ATGTCAGCAGAATTTGAATTGACGCGCAATATTACCATCGGTCAATATTTACCCACTGCTTCGGTCGTTCATCGTCTCGATCCTCGCTTCAAGCTTGGTGCCTTCGTCATTCTCATCCTAGCCATTGCCATCTGCGATACATACGTGGGTAATCTGTTTGCTTTAGCCATTTGTATCTGGATGTTTCAAATCTCAAAAATCCCCTTGCATTACGGCATATCCGGGATCAAGCCAGCTATCCCCTTTATCATTATTTTGGCGATCATGCAGTTGCTTTTTTACGGGGAGGTTGTGAATGGCGGAACCGTTTATTTGAAATACGGCTTCATCACGATCACAAGTGAGAGTGTGCGCCTCGTCATCGTGTCTGCCATGCGGTTTGTAGAAGTGATCTTCTTATCAAGTGTCCTTACGCTCAGCACTTCGACGACGGAACTCACGCACGGCATGGAACGACTGCTGGGGCCTTTGGAAAAAGTAAAGTTTCCCGTTCACGCGTTTGCATTGATCATCACGATTGCTGTGCGCTTTGTACCTACCTTCGCGATGGAAATGGAAAAAATGATGAAAGCACAAGCGTCCCGTGGTGCAGATTTTGGTACAGGAGAATGGTGGCGGATCATCCAGCGAACAAAAGATATGTTTCCCATCATCATCCCGCTGTTTAATGTGGCACTCTCCAGAGCAGAAGATTTGATTTTGGCAATGGAAGCCAGATGCTACACACCAGGTGCTGCACGGACCAGATACACCCAATACAAGGCAGTAGGCAAGGATTACGTCGCGCTGATCGCAAGCATAGTCATTTCTGCCGTCATGCTCGCCATACCTTGGTAA
- a CDS encoding ECF transporter S component: protein MEKGLTVRKIVIAGVLGAIAILLGVTRLGYIPVPTAAGNATIMHIPAVIGGIMEGWGVGMIIGLIFGVSSFLNATVPLFKDPLVAILPRLFIGVTAYLTYVGLKNVNQYLAIGAAGFIGAMTNTILVLGMAVIRGYMTLGVATTVAITSGLPEAIVSVIVTLAVVAAWKKLGSVGRQKSKISGDL, encoded by the coding sequence ATGGAAAAAGGCTTGACCGTTCGCAAGATTGTCATTGCAGGCGTTCTGGGCGCGATAGCGATTTTGCTCGGGGTGACACGTCTCGGCTACATTCCGGTTCCGACAGCAGCGGGCAATGCCACTATTATGCACATCCCGGCTGTTATCGGGGGGATAATGGAGGGCTGGGGCGTTGGTATGATCATTGGCCTTATATTTGGAGTCTCTTCTTTCTTAAATGCCACGGTCCCGCTGTTTAAAGATCCCCTTGTCGCCATCCTGCCACGGTTGTTCATCGGTGTGACTGCGTACTTGACCTATGTCGGTTTGAAAAACGTCAATCAGTACTTGGCGATTGGTGCCGCTGGCTTTATTGGGGCGATGACAAACACGATTTTGGTACTGGGCATGGCCGTTATTCGAGGATACATGACGCTTGGTGTAGCGACAACAGTCGCAATCACGAGCGGTTTGCCAGAAGCAATTGTTTCTGTCATTGTTACATTGGCTGTCGTTGCGGCTTGGAAGAAATTGGGCTCAGTGGGCAGACAAAAATCAAAAATTTCAGGAGACTTATAA
- a CDS encoding M3 family oligoendopeptidase: MNMRWKLDVLYSSFDAPEWKQDWEKFVRETEEIKSWAAQNLQSSEDAVAKMETYITMMTSVLQTQFRLYAYGELTASVDAKNEVALLAIEKVQNQAVELVEPGVQFQKWLGALSNLDELISRSELLETHRFMLTEMSDKSKYMLSEKEEIVLAKMKNTGSNAWTKLHEMLTSTLLVDITIDGEHKQLPLPVVRNMANEKDPQLRKTAYEAELAAYKKIVEAAAASLNGIKGEVITVAKLRGYESPLDKTLQDSRMDRETLEAMLQAMRESLPSFHQYFRTKARLLGHESAQLPFYDLFAPVGEADMRFSYEESRDFIVKHFGSFSEKLANYAARAYDNQWIDAEIREGKRGGAFCYNLHIVGESRIMSNYTGSYSDVSTMAHELGHGYHGECLVNEAFLNSEYPMPIAETASILCETIIANAALEQATSEEAFAILEHDISGASQVIVDIYSRYLFETAVFERRTEGALSVSTLNELMLQAQKDAYGDGLDPAALHPYMWVCKPHYYSADYNFYNFPYAFGLLFAKGLYAEYLKRGEAFVEQYDKLLSVTGKMSVADVAAIMDVDVRSVDFWRNSLSLVAKDIDKFVELASARLN; encoded by the coding sequence ATGAATATGCGCTGGAAATTGGATGTCTTGTATTCCTCGTTTGATGCACCAGAATGGAAACAAGATTGGGAGAAGTTCGTACGGGAAACAGAAGAGATCAAAAGCTGGGCAGCGCAAAACTTGCAATCATCAGAAGATGCAGTAGCGAAGATGGAGACATACATCACGATGATGACCTCCGTTCTGCAAACGCAATTCCGCTTGTACGCCTACGGAGAGCTGACTGCTAGCGTAGATGCCAAGAATGAAGTAGCACTGCTCGCGATTGAAAAAGTACAGAATCAGGCTGTGGAATTGGTTGAACCAGGCGTGCAATTCCAAAAATGGCTAGGAGCGTTGAGTAACCTGGACGAGTTGATTAGCCGATCGGAGCTGTTAGAAACACACCGCTTTATGTTGACAGAAATGTCAGACAAGAGCAAATACATGTTGAGCGAAAAAGAAGAAATCGTCCTGGCAAAAATGAAAAATACAGGGTCAAATGCATGGACAAAGCTCCATGAAATGTTGACTTCCACTTTGCTGGTAGACATTACAATCGATGGGGAGCACAAGCAGCTTCCATTGCCAGTGGTGCGGAACATGGCGAACGAAAAAGATCCGCAGCTTCGCAAAACGGCATACGAGGCGGAGCTTGCCGCTTACAAAAAAATCGTTGAAGCTGCTGCTGCCAGCTTGAATGGAATTAAGGGCGAGGTTATTACCGTAGCGAAGCTCAGAGGCTATGAATCGCCGCTGGATAAGACGTTACAAGACTCCCGCATGGACCGCGAGACGCTCGAAGCGATGCTTCAGGCGATGCGTGAGAGCCTGCCATCCTTCCATCAATACTTCCGTACAAAGGCGAGGCTGCTCGGTCATGAGAGTGCTCAGTTGCCGTTTTATGATTTGTTTGCGCCAGTGGGCGAGGCAGACATGCGGTTCTCGTATGAGGAATCCCGCGACTTCATCGTGAAGCACTTTGGTAGTTTTAGCGAAAAACTCGCCAACTATGCAGCACGAGCTTATGACAATCAGTGGATTGATGCTGAGATTCGTGAAGGCAAGCGTGGAGGGGCATTCTGCTACAACCTGCACATCGTAGGGGAGAGCAGAATTATGTCCAACTACACAGGCAGCTACAGCGATGTGAGCACAATGGCACATGAATTGGGACATGGCTATCACGGTGAATGTCTCGTAAACGAAGCATTCTTGAATAGCGAATACCCGATGCCAATCGCCGAAACCGCGTCCATTTTGTGCGAAACCATCATTGCCAATGCAGCGCTTGAACAGGCGACCTCCGAGGAAGCATTTGCGATTTTGGAACATGATATTAGTGGTGCAAGTCAGGTGATCGTCGATATTTATAGCCGTTACTTGTTCGAGACGGCTGTATTTGAGCGCAGAACAGAAGGTGCCTTGTCTGTTTCCACATTGAACGAACTAATGCTGCAAGCGCAAAAGGACGCTTACGGGGATGGTTTGGACCCGGCAGCCCTACACCCGTACATGTGGGTATGCAAACCGCACTATTATAGCGCGGATTACAATTTCTACAACTTCCCGTATGCTTTTGGGCTTCTGTTCGCAAAAGGCTTGTACGCAGAGTATCTCAAGCGCGGGGAAGCTTTTGTTGAGCAGTACGACAAGCTCTTGTCTGTAACAGGCAAAATGAGTGTTGCAGATGTAGCAGCTATTATGGATGTTGATGTACGCTCAGTCGATTTCTGGCGGAATTCACTCTCTTTGGTTGCAAAAGATATCGACAAGTTCGTTGAGCTCGCGTCTGCACGACTGAACTAA
- a CDS encoding energy-coupling factor transporter ATPase yields the protein MTQPIVNVENLSHVYMQGTPLEHRALDQVSIQVAEGECLAIIGHTGSGKSTLIQHFNGLIRPQSGTVIINGMDVSSPKIDIRTLRRQVGLVFQNPEDQLFEKLVGDDVAYGPFRMGLPLEEVRRRVQWAMDLVGLSFQEMKDRPTFALSGGQKRKVALAGVLSLQPKVLVLDEPTAGLDPRSRLELLERIRRLNREEKLTVIFVSHNMEEVAKLADRVYVMANGKSVCEGTPRQIFGNQELLRQHHIGTPESVDILYRLREQGYSIDPSAFLPEETAMEILKLLNR from the coding sequence ATGACGCAACCGATTGTAAACGTAGAAAATCTATCTCATGTCTACATGCAGGGAACACCCCTCGAACATCGGGCTCTCGACCAGGTAAGCATACAGGTGGCAGAGGGCGAATGCTTGGCGATTATCGGCCATACCGGATCGGGGAAATCGACGTTAATCCAGCATTTTAACGGCCTGATTCGCCCGCAATCCGGTACAGTCATCATCAATGGAATGGATGTATCTTCACCCAAGATCGATATTCGTACGTTACGCAGACAAGTGGGGCTCGTTTTTCAAAACCCGGAGGATCAACTGTTCGAAAAACTGGTCGGTGATGATGTAGCCTACGGCCCTTTTCGGATGGGGCTTCCTTTAGAGGAAGTGCGGCGACGCGTTCAGTGGGCGATGGACTTGGTCGGCCTCTCGTTTCAGGAGATGAAAGACCGTCCCACTTTTGCCTTGAGTGGCGGACAGAAACGCAAGGTGGCATTGGCTGGCGTCCTTTCCTTGCAACCCAAGGTTCTCGTGCTTGACGAGCCAACAGCAGGGCTGGACCCGCGTTCTCGTCTTGAGCTATTGGAACGCATCCGCCGTCTCAATCGGGAAGAAAAGCTAACGGTTATTTTCGTCTCACACAATATGGAAGAGGTCGCCAAGCTTGCGGATCGTGTCTACGTCATGGCAAACGGGAAATCAGTCTGCGAAGGGACACCGCGACAAATTTTTGGCAATCAGGAATTGCTGCGACAGCATCATATCGGCACACCAGAATCGGTTGATATTTTATACAGACTCCGTGAACAGGGCTACAGCATCGATCCTAGCGCTTTTTTACCCGAAGAGACAGCGATGGAAATTTTGAAACTGTTGAACCGCTAA
- a CDS encoding NlpC/P60 family protein has protein sequence MKKTSRLLTFLALFTLLPTAAHASSSAYVVSAGDTLSKIAREHQVTVDQIIQWNQLNDDRLSIGQTLSIHGASTSGSIETDLPSDVAVDQNDNATSESKELTAGEKARVTGDVLNVRKKPSTDAKVLGKLRFGSIVEVVETGSEWTKIEFEDREAYVATEFLSPNLTSTVSLPAEINEEDLGRMKEIFEPLLNTPYVLGGTTPNGFDCSGFTSYVFEQLGVTLPRTSEDQFRGGQEVSLDQAQPGDLLFYDALGKGRVSHVAIYLGNGAIVHANGEDVRYGKVEYMHKLYPFYGVKRYANFQ, from the coding sequence ATGAAAAAGACTTCAAGGCTACTCACCTTCCTCGCGCTCTTCACTCTGCTGCCTACTGCTGCCCATGCATCCTCATCGGCATATGTGGTATCAGCAGGTGATACGCTGAGCAAGATCGCTCGCGAGCATCAAGTAACGGTGGATCAAATCATTCAATGGAACCAACTGAACGATGATAGATTGTCAATTGGACAAACTTTGTCTATTCATGGTGCAAGCACTTCTGGCTCCATTGAGACTGACCTTCCTTCCGATGTAGCTGTCGATCAGAATGACAACGCTACCAGTGAGTCGAAAGAACTAACCGCTGGGGAAAAAGCCCGCGTCACTGGTGATGTGCTGAATGTGCGTAAAAAGCCTTCGACTGACGCAAAAGTATTAGGCAAGCTAAGATTCGGTTCCATTGTAGAAGTCGTAGAAACGGGTAGTGAATGGACGAAAATCGAATTCGAAGATCGTGAAGCATACGTTGCTACAGAGTTCCTAAGTCCAAACCTCACTTCTACCGTTTCGCTGCCTGCCGAGATAAATGAAGAAGATCTGGGTCGGATGAAGGAAATTTTTGAGCCATTGCTCAATACACCATACGTCTTAGGCGGAACTACTCCGAATGGCTTTGATTGTAGTGGCTTTACTTCATACGTTTTTGAGCAGCTTGGGGTTACACTTCCGCGCACTTCTGAAGATCAATTCCGTGGCGGTCAAGAAGTATCACTGGATCAAGCACAACCTGGTGACCTCTTGTTCTACGATGCGCTTGGAAAAGGACGCGTGTCCCACGTAGCGATCTATCTGGGTAATGGAGCAATCGTGCATGCGAATGGCGAAGATGTTCGCTATGGCAAAGTAGAATACATGCATAAGCTCTACCCGTTTTACGGAGTGAAGCGTTACGCTAATTTCCAGTAA
- a CDS encoding P1 family peptidase, with product MTGTIVDVPGVLVGHAQNEETLTGCSVIMLEKPSVCGVDVRGSAPGTRETDLLDPINLVSVVHAICLSGGSAYGLDAATGVMQYLEEQGIGLDVGYGVVPIVPAAVLFDLAVGDYRVRPDRHMGYEAAQAASRETVAQGNVGAGTGASVGKLNGFANAMKSGLGTASVILPNGLVIGAIVAVNAVGHVADPQSGTIIAGPRDEQGTIRDSMEMMRQQAFSPIPPGTNTTIAVVASNARLSKTEAKKVAQMAHDGLARTIRPIHTMYDGDTIFAVATGEVAASVDQVGALSADVLAEAVIQAVKHAEEAGGLPSYRSYFQE from the coding sequence ATGACCGGAACGATTGTTGACGTACCCGGCGTTCTCGTCGGGCATGCACAAAACGAAGAAACATTAACGGGATGCAGTGTGATTATGCTGGAAAAGCCGTCTGTCTGCGGCGTGGATGTCCGGGGTTCTGCCCCGGGCACCCGCGAGACGGACCTTTTGGACCCTATCAATCTGGTGAGTGTCGTCCATGCGATTTGCCTCTCAGGTGGCAGTGCATACGGTTTGGATGCTGCAACAGGTGTCATGCAGTATTTGGAGGAACAAGGCATCGGGCTAGATGTTGGCTATGGCGTCGTTCCTATCGTTCCAGCAGCCGTCTTGTTCGACCTGGCTGTAGGCGACTATCGGGTTCGTCCGGATCGTCATATGGGCTATGAGGCAGCACAGGCGGCAAGCCGAGAGACAGTAGCACAAGGAAACGTCGGTGCTGGTACAGGTGCGTCAGTAGGCAAGCTGAATGGATTTGCGAATGCGATGAAGAGCGGGTTGGGCACAGCTTCCGTGATTTTACCCAATGGACTCGTCATAGGCGCAATCGTCGCTGTAAATGCGGTCGGTCATGTCGCAGATCCGCAGTCTGGGACGATCATAGCCGGGCCGAGAGATGAACAGGGAACCATTCGAGATAGCATGGAGATGATGCGCCAGCAAGCCTTTTCTCCGATCCCACCAGGTACGAACACGACGATTGCCGTAGTCGCGAGTAATGCCCGCTTGTCCAAAACAGAAGCAAAAAAAGTAGCGCAAATGGCTCATGACGGGCTTGCCCGTACGATCCGTCCGATTCACACCATGTACGATGGCGATACGATCTTTGCTGTAGCAACAGGCGAAGTAGCGGCGAGTGTAGACCAGGTGGGCGCGTTGTCCGCAGATGTGCTGGCAGAAGCCGTCATCCAAGCGGTTAAGCACGCAGAGGAAGCAGGGGGACTGCCATCTTATCGCAGTTACTTCCAGGAATAG
- a CDS encoding M20 family metallopeptidase produces MNQVISFVDEQEVVRLTQELVRIPSVFRPDQAGANEERVALFVADYLRNMGLQVFYEEVVPGRPNVIAFYDSGRPGKTLLFEAHTDVVTEGDRDAWSYDPFGGTISGGRIYGRGSCDTKGNLAAAICAVKAIQRSKQSFTGKILLCIPCDEESMMIGIKDFIRRGWANNVDAAIICEPEENQLCITQKGAMRAILRTFGKMAHGAMPLTGINPNTKMARAIVALEELERKEMARLGEHPMLGWPSITPTILQAPVKGDAQINVVPDQCMTTLDIRTVPGQDHQELYKEISAILEGLSKEDDKFKATLEVIEERPWTLTGMKEEVVTAVASAYREITKKEPVYNGVPGATDGTFLHKAGIPILTTGAGDRHIPHHADEYVTIDQLVESTQLFALSALTFLTQSVRA; encoded by the coding sequence ATGAATCAGGTGATATCCTTTGTTGACGAGCAGGAAGTTGTGCGCCTAACGCAGGAGCTAGTTAGAATTCCGAGTGTGTTTCGCCCCGATCAGGCAGGAGCGAATGAAGAGCGGGTCGCACTATTTGTCGCCGATTATCTTCGCAATATGGGTTTGCAGGTCTTCTATGAAGAGGTTGTTCCGGGCAGACCGAATGTCATCGCTTTTTACGATTCGGGCAGGCCTGGCAAAACGCTTTTGTTCGAAGCCCATACAGATGTCGTAACAGAAGGGGACCGGGATGCTTGGAGCTACGATCCTTTTGGCGGGACAATATCTGGTGGACGTATCTATGGACGTGGCTCCTGTGACACAAAAGGAAATCTGGCTGCCGCGATATGTGCCGTCAAAGCTATCCAACGATCCAAACAGTCTTTTACAGGAAAAATTCTCCTGTGCATCCCTTGTGATGAGGAGAGCATGATGATCGGGATCAAAGATTTCATCCGTCGCGGCTGGGCCAACAACGTCGATGCGGCGATCATCTGCGAACCGGAAGAAAATCAGCTCTGCATCACGCAAAAAGGAGCTATGCGAGCCATCCTTCGTACGTTTGGCAAAATGGCGCATGGTGCCATGCCACTGACGGGAATCAATCCAAACACAAAGATGGCACGCGCCATAGTTGCATTAGAGGAGCTGGAGCGCAAGGAAATGGCTCGTCTGGGAGAGCACCCGATGTTGGGGTGGCCGAGTATCACTCCGACGATTTTGCAGGCACCGGTCAAAGGAGACGCCCAAATTAACGTCGTGCCGGATCAATGCATGACTACACTTGACATTCGCACGGTACCCGGGCAGGACCACCAGGAGCTGTACAAAGAAATCAGTGCGATATTAGAAGGTTTAAGCAAAGAAGATGACAAGTTCAAAGCCACCTTGGAAGTCATCGAAGAGCGTCCTTGGACGTTGACTGGCATGAAGGAAGAAGTCGTGACCGCTGTCGCGAGCGCCTATCGGGAAATCACGAAAAAAGAACCCGTATATAATGGCGTTCCAGGTGCGACAGATGGAACCTTCCTGCACAAAGCAGGTATTCCAATTTTGACGACAGGCGCAGGCGATCGTCACATCCCTCATCATGCAGATGAGTACGTAACGATTGACCAATTGGTAGAATCCACCCAGCTTTTTGCCTTGTCTGCATTAACGTTTTTGACGCAGTCAGTACGAGCTTGA